In one Musa acuminata AAA Group cultivar baxijiao chromosome BXJ2-5, Cavendish_Baxijiao_AAA, whole genome shotgun sequence genomic region, the following are encoded:
- the LOC135611929 gene encoding probable WRKY transcription factor 70 has protein sequence MEMLDQCYTAAHGLLLSPACNHAMVIEQLNRAHELTSQLQALLLPLLPGCSWSELAKAQIREMQQCYTSALSRLQSDAGSCWSTPLDVRSVDDRRGSGYSSEEKRKNLDGDWPDNRKRRRKENSYSVVTSVQYDGHQWRKYGQKLIHGSKHPRSYFRCTYSTDQGCQARKTVQKDDSDADPPNYLVVYIMTHTCKNVVETNFPSVMESLVENSAASYDHRRPSSFVIQEQHLCPPLAATPNHSQSRSIPLFGDQELVHLLPSEVTGSVFSGTFDMKDGLLNLESTWESLELDAYMKTMVESMY, from the exons ATGGAGATGCTCGATCAATGTTACACAGCTGCTCATGGCCTACTACTCTCGCCTGCATGCAACCACGCGATGGTAATAGAGCAGCTCAATCGTGCGCATGAGCTCACAAGCCAACtgcaggctcttcttctgccgttACTTCCTGGCTGTAGCTGGTCGGAGCTTGCTAAGGCTCAGATCAGAGAGATGCAACAGTGCTATACCTCCGCTCTCTCCAGGCTCCAGTCTGATGCCGGTAGCTGCTGGTCAACGCCTTTGGATGTACGCAGCGTTGATGATCGGAGAGGTTCTGGTTATTCTTCAGAGGAGAAAAGGAAGAACTTAGACGGGGACTGGCCTGATAATCGCAAGCGAAG GAGGAAAGAAAACTCTTACTCGGTAGTCACATCAGTCCAGTATGATGGCCATCAGTGGAGGAAGTATGGGCAGAAGTTGATCCACGGTTCCAAACATCCAAG AAGCTACTTCAGGTGCACTTACAGCACAGATCAAGGGTGCCAAGCAAGAAAGACGGTGCAAAAGGATGATAGCGATGCAGATCCACCCAACTATCTCGTAGTCTATATCATGACACACACCTGCAAGAACGTCGTCGAGACCAACTTCCCTTCCGTGatggaatcacttgttgaaaactcAGCAGCGTCGTATGACCACCGTAGACCGAGCTCCTTCGTCATCCAAGAGCAGCACCTTTGTCCTCCATTGGCGGCCACGCCCAACCATAGCCAGAGTCGTAGCATCCCATTGTTCGGTGATCAAGAGCTGGTGCATCTGTTACCCTCCGAAGTGACAGGATCAGTTTTCTCCGGCACATTTGATATGAAGGATGGGTTATTGAACTTAGAATCAACGTGGGAATCCCTTGAACTGGATGCATATATGAAGACGATGGTGGAGAGTATGTACTAA